In the Candidatus Limnocylindrales bacterium genome, one interval contains:
- a CDS encoding DegQ family serine endoprotease: MNKENLKQIWLIGLLCFVVSVTTAILTVNSLPLLSIAQESKSDKPATSPAADKPTPDAGTKSMAGVLVPHDFVGIANKVKPTVVNISTSHTLKRKEFRGFRGSEEFKDFFGEDFFNRFFGGNPPKQFKQRSLGSGFIIDKQGYIVSNHHVVKDADEIKVKLADDSEYTAKVVGKDPKTDIVLLKIDTKKDLPVLEFGDSDAIQVGEWVIAVGNPFGLNYTVTAGIISAKGRVIGAGPYDDFLQTDASINPGNSGGPLVNMEGKIIGINTAIMASGQGIGFAIPINEAKHIIEDLKTKGKVTRGWLGLMIQEVTPELAESFNLAEHKGALVANVVPDSPADKAGIKRGDVVIEFDGKKINEYSDLPKLAARAEPGRSVEVKVNRDGKEQTFKVNIGEFPEEVAEAATSQEGNTIEEEKLGMAVQELTPELAEGLNLPKDEKGVLVSEVEEGGPAAEAGIRRGDIIKEINRIEVKDLKGYQEALKSSKDNMILLLVKRGENSIYRVIKLDEGLKEGTKEEKK; this comes from the coding sequence ATGAATAAGGAAAATTTAAAACAAATTTGGTTAATCGGTCTTTTATGCTTCGTGGTCAGTGTAACGACGGCTATTCTGACTGTTAATAGTCTCCCCTTGCTAAGTATCGCTCAGGAATCAAAATCCGACAAACCGGCCACATCGCCGGCTGCAGATAAACCCACCCCGGATGCAGGAACAAAATCTATGGCCGGAGTCCTGGTTCCCCATGACTTTGTAGGGATTGCCAATAAGGTTAAACCTACCGTGGTTAATATTAGTACCAGCCATACCCTGAAACGGAAAGAATTCCGAGGATTCCGGGGTTCAGAAGAATTTAAAGATTTCTTCGGTGAGGATTTCTTTAACCGATTTTTTGGGGGGAACCCTCCCAAGCAGTTCAAACAGAGAAGTTTAGGTTCCGGTTTTATTATTGACAAGCAGGGCTATATCGTCTCCAATCATCACGTGGTTAAAGATGCCGATGAAATCAAGGTTAAGCTGGCAGATGATTCGGAGTATACGGCTAAAGTCGTCGGGAAAGATCCGAAAACGGACATTGTGCTTCTTAAAATCGATACTAAAAAAGATCTTCCGGTCTTAGAGTTTGGGGATTCCGATGCCATTCAAGTGGGTGAATGGGTCATAGCCGTGGGAAATCCCTTTGGATTGAATTATACCGTTACTGCCGGGATTATCAGTGCAAAGGGACGTGTTATTGGTGCAGGCCCCTACGATGACTTTCTCCAGACCGATGCCTCCATTAACCCTGGTAACAGTGGAGGTCCCCTTGTCAATATGGAAGGGAAAATTATCGGGATCAATACCGCCATTATGGCCAGTGGGCAGGGGATTGGATTTGCCATTCCTATTAATGAGGCCAAGCATATCATTGAGGATCTAAAAACCAAGGGTAAAGTAACCCGAGGATGGCTCGGACTTATGATCCAAGAGGTCACTCCCGAGTTAGCAGAATCCTTTAATCTGGCCGAACATAAGGGAGCTCTGGTGGCTAATGTGGTTCCCGATAGCCCGGCAGATAAAGCAGGGATTAAGCGCGGGGATGTGGTGATTGAATTTGACGGCAAAAAGATTAACGAATACAGTGACTTGCCTAAACTGGCAGCCCGGGCCGAGCCCGGTCGGAGTGTCGAGGTAAAGGTTAATCGGGATGGGAAAGAACAAACCTTCAAAGTAAATATTGGAGAGTTCCCCGAAGAAGTTGCAGAAGCTGCTACAAGCCAGGAAGGTAATACCATTGAAGAAGAAAAGCTCGGTATGGCCGTACAGGAATTGACTCCGGAATTGGCCGAAGGACTCAACCTACCCAAAGACGAAAAGGGAGTTCTGGTTTCCGAGGTTGAGGAAGGGGGACCTGCCGCAGAGGCCGGAATCCGAAGGGGTGATATTATCAAGGAAATTAATCGGATTGAAGTTAAAGACCTTAAAGGGTATCAAGAAGCCCTTAAATCCTCCAAAGATAACATGATCCTCTTGCTGGTAAAACGGGGAGAAAACAGCATTTATCGGGTTATCAAACTCGATGAAGGCCTGAAAGAAGGAACCAAAGAGGAGAAGAAGTAA
- a CDS encoding AMP-binding protein, protein MLKSDRTTGFYDPALETLPPKEREAYVVQKLREIMGYAYTHAPAIRARFEAARLTPQHIQTVKDLEKVPITKKDQLPQLQRENPPFGGFTTVPSHQLKRIYVSPGPIYDPQGPEERYWRCEKALYAAGFRKGDLVQNTFAYHLTPAGLILDEALVAMGCTVIPTGVGNTELQVKILYDLKVTGYTGTPSFLMTLLRKAEELGYQPRKDLTLEVAFVAAEMLPESLRTELEEGYHLLVRQGYLTADVGTIGYECREKSGMHVPEELVVEIVDLEAGNQLGPGEVGEVVVTNFNKTYPLIRFGTGDLSYFTDEPCPCGRTSHRLVKLVGRASETTKVRGMFIRPGQVDEILAKHPDIARGQVVITRVHHQDELKLRVELKPGILESDTLKSQLEQTVREVMKLRATIELVPGGTLPEGGKKILDERKWD, encoded by the coding sequence ATGTTAAAATCCGATCGAACTACAGGTTTCTATGACCCGGCTTTAGAAACTCTTCCCCCCAAAGAGCGAGAAGCTTATGTGGTTCAGAAGCTTCGAGAAATTATGGGTTATGCCTACACCCATGCACCGGCTATCAGGGCCAGATTTGAAGCAGCTCGTCTGACTCCGCAGCATATCCAGACGGTAAAAGACCTGGAGAAGGTCCCAATTACAAAGAAAGATCAGCTTCCCCAACTTCAAAGGGAAAATCCTCCTTTTGGGGGATTTACAACCGTTCCGTCTCATCAACTCAAACGGATTTATGTTTCTCCAGGACCTATCTATGATCCTCAAGGGCCTGAAGAGAGGTATTGGAGGTGTGAAAAGGCCTTGTATGCAGCCGGGTTTCGGAAAGGAGATCTGGTTCAAAACACATTTGCTTATCATTTAACGCCTGCCGGACTTATTTTAGATGAGGCTTTGGTGGCAATGGGGTGTACGGTTATTCCGACCGGAGTAGGAAATACAGAACTTCAGGTTAAAATTTTATACGATCTGAAGGTTACCGGTTACACCGGCACCCCCAGTTTTCTGATGACCCTTCTCAGAAAAGCAGAAGAATTAGGTTATCAACCCCGAAAGGATCTTACGCTGGAAGTTGCTTTTGTTGCCGCCGAAATGCTTCCGGAATCTCTGCGGACGGAGCTGGAAGAAGGCTATCATCTTCTGGTTCGACAGGGATATCTGACTGCAGATGTGGGAACCATCGGATATGAATGTCGGGAAAAATCCGGTATGCACGTACCTGAGGAACTGGTGGTAGAAATCGTAGATCTGGAAGCCGGGAATCAGCTAGGGCCTGGAGAGGTTGGCGAAGTGGTGGTAACCAACTTCAATAAAACCTACCCCCTGATCCGATTTGGAACCGGAGATCTCTCTTATTTTACCGATGAGCCCTGTCCCTGTGGGAGGACCTCCCATCGCCTGGTTAAATTGGTAGGGCGCGCCAGTGAAACGACCAAGGTGAGAGGGATGTTCATTAGACCCGGTCAGGTGGATGAAATCTTAGCCAAACACCCGGATATCGCCAGGGGACAGGTAGTCATTACGCGTGTCCATCATCAAGATGAACTGAAACTTCGGGTAGAGCTTAAACCTGGCATACTGGAATCGGACACTTTAAAGAGTCAATTGGAACAAACCGTACGGGAGGTCATGAAATTGAGGGCTACGATTGAGTTGGTACCTGGAGGGACCCTTCCTGAGGGAGGAAAAAAAATTTTAGATGAAAGAAAATGGGATTAA
- a CDS encoding sodium-translocating pyrophosphatase, translated as MTLVIVLAISILGLGFAWYLARFVLAQGTGKYEMQEISNAIREGAEAFLKRQYKTIAILSGALGLLILLLYGFLKEDWNLAVKTTFAFFLGAGCSALAGYIGMYVSVRANIRTANAALTSLNNALIIALRGGAVSGITVVAMSLLGVGGLFLLYGGLSDPQKVPFLIVGYGFGASFVALFAQLGGGIYTKAADVGADLVGKVEVGIPEDDPRNPAVIADLVGDNVGDCAGRGADLFESTAAENIGAMILGVALFPHFGIKGILFPLLARAFGLIASMAGVMVVKTDEQGDPMKALNKGYYVTAVLATIGFYIATATMLKNNLWFFLAGFIGILTSIAFVYITQYYTEYKYRPVKEIAQASQTGPATNIITGLSVALECTALPVVVISAAILFSYYCGQKGMEGGGLYGTAVATMGMLATCAYILAMDTFGPITDNAGGIIEMSQQPDEVRRKTDRLDAVGNTTKALTKGYAIGSAALAAFLLFSAYLDEVAHITGKPFHSVDIAKVEVFIGGLLGAMLVFLFSGLAIRAVGKAAYYVINDVRAQFKENPEILKGKAKPNYARCVDIVTLGALKEMVLPGVLAVGMPVVVGLLFRMVGLGAEAVAALLMIGTIAGILAATIMNNGGGAWDNAKKYIETGVYGGKKSDAHKAAVVGDTVGDPLKDTAGPSLHVLIKLLSTITLVLAPLFV; from the coding sequence ATGACCTTGGTGATAGTCTTAGCCATTAGTATCCTTGGATTAGGTTTTGCCTGGTATCTGGCCCGGTTTGTTTTAGCTCAGGGTACTGGCAAGTATGAAATGCAAGAAATATCTAATGCTATACGTGAAGGGGCAGAAGCTTTCTTGAAGAGGCAGTATAAAACCATTGCAATTCTCAGTGGGGCTTTAGGCCTGCTGATCCTTCTGCTCTATGGATTCTTGAAAGAGGACTGGAACCTGGCGGTTAAAACGACCTTTGCCTTTTTTTTAGGAGCCGGGTGTTCCGCCCTGGCCGGGTATATTGGGATGTATGTTTCAGTGCGTGCCAATATCCGTACGGCCAATGCGGCGTTGACCAGTTTAAATAATGCGCTTATTATTGCCTTGAGAGGTGGAGCGGTTTCTGGAATTACGGTCGTTGCCATGAGTCTTCTGGGAGTCGGGGGGCTTTTCCTTCTCTATGGCGGTTTATCGGATCCTCAAAAGGTTCCTTTTTTAATAGTGGGTTACGGATTTGGGGCCAGTTTTGTCGCCTTATTTGCTCAATTGGGAGGAGGTATTTACACCAAGGCTGCGGATGTTGGAGCAGATTTGGTTGGAAAGGTAGAGGTCGGAATTCCTGAGGATGATCCGAGAAATCCGGCTGTTATTGCAGATCTGGTCGGGGATAACGTGGGAGATTGTGCCGGTCGTGGCGCCGATCTTTTTGAATCCACGGCGGCAGAGAACATCGGTGCCATGATTTTGGGAGTTGCTTTATTCCCCCACTTTGGAATCAAGGGAATTTTATTTCCCCTCCTGGCCCGGGCTTTTGGACTCATAGCCAGTATGGCAGGCGTCATGGTGGTTAAAACCGATGAACAGGGAGATCCTATGAAAGCCCTCAATAAGGGCTATTACGTAACGGCTGTTCTGGCTACCATCGGTTTTTATATTGCAACCGCAACTATGCTCAAGAACAATCTCTGGTTCTTTCTAGCAGGTTTTATAGGAATTTTGACCAGTATTGCCTTTGTTTATATTACCCAATATTACACCGAATACAAATATCGCCCCGTTAAAGAAATCGCCCAGGCTTCTCAAACCGGACCGGCTACAAATATTATTACCGGACTGTCGGTTGCTCTAGAATGTACGGCACTTCCGGTGGTTGTGATTTCTGCCGCCATCCTCTTTTCCTATTACTGTGGACAAAAAGGAATGGAAGGGGGTGGACTGTACGGAACGGCGGTGGCTACCATGGGTATGCTGGCCACATGCGCCTATATCTTGGCCATGGACACCTTTGGGCCTATTACCGATAACGCGGGCGGCATTATCGAAATGTCCCAACAACCCGATGAAGTCCGCAGAAAAACCGACCGATTGGATGCCGTTGGGAATACCACCAAGGCCCTTACCAAAGGATATGCCATTGGAAGCGCAGCCCTCGCCGCTTTTTTGCTTTTTTCCGCCTATCTGGACGAGGTTGCCCATATTACCGGTAAACCTTTCCATTCGGTAGATATCGCTAAAGTGGAAGTGTTTATTGGAGGGCTTTTGGGAGCCATGCTGGTATTCCTGTTCAGTGGACTCGCTATCCGGGCTGTGGGAAAAGCGGCTTACTACGTTATCAACGATGTGCGGGCCCAGTTTAAAGAGAATCCAGAAATTCTGAAAGGAAAAGCTAAGCCGAATTATGCCCGGTGTGTGGATATCGTGACACTGGGAGCTTTAAAAGAAATGGTATTACCCGGTGTTCTGGCCGTAGGAATGCCGGTTGTGGTGGGTCTCCTTTTCCGAATGGTGGGTTTAGGAGCCGAGGCCGTTGCGGCGCTTCTAATGATCGGAACCATTGCTGGTATCCTTGCTGCCACCATCATGAACAACGGAGGGGGAGCCTGGGATAATGCCAAAAAGTACATTGAAACAGGGGTATATGGGGGTAAAAAATCCGATGCTCATAAAGCTGCTGTGGTCGGTGATACGGTCGGAGACCCCCTTAAAGATACAGCCGGTCCTTCTCTCCATGTGCTGATTAAGTTGCTCAGCACCATAACGCTGGTACTGGCTCCCTTGTTTGTTTGA
- a CDS encoding FHA domain-containing protein has product MSTNPFRKATEVLAKLGITLSDEGFIKRLHELRSQKNQLSSYLARAERYKSKVSPITYEKVKNDYQKRLQEIAAEHEEKEKKLKDEMDLMLRKRDELVEIVKPVAFEYEELKFRCMVGEYTKAAFLSLASDKINFLKDQKEKLQALSDKLAFYRLILNLQQEVTEPMETLPLELEDFEIPPEEAKESSFQPAEEEAGIAPKAVSPTSSEPLEEEFEFNFSATQTLSSENDFSDTELTEAEEDIDLEQMVESEQAFVILKEEGQEDKPFMILPEESLTIGRAKDNTLRIDQDSISRYHAKISFENGQVIIRDLGSANGTFVNGKKIKEYALSDNDVISVGEKVKLIFKKL; this is encoded by the coding sequence ATGTCCACAAATCCTTTTAGAAAAGCCACAGAAGTCTTAGCTAAGTTGGGTATCACCCTCTCCGACGAGGGTTTTATAAAAAGGCTCCACGAACTTCGATCCCAAAAAAATCAACTCTCTTCTTACCTGGCCAGGGCAGAACGTTATAAGAGTAAAGTCTCTCCCATTACCTACGAAAAGGTTAAGAATGATTATCAGAAAAGATTGCAAGAAATCGCCGCCGAACATGAGGAAAAAGAGAAAAAGTTAAAGGATGAAATGGACCTGATGCTCCGGAAACGGGATGAACTGGTAGAGATTGTCAAGCCGGTGGCTTTTGAATATGAGGAACTTAAATTTCGTTGCATGGTGGGAGAATATACAAAAGCCGCTTTTCTTTCCCTGGCTTCGGATAAGATTAATTTCCTGAAAGATCAAAAGGAAAAATTGCAGGCCCTTTCGGATAAGTTAGCTTTTTATCGACTCATTCTAAACCTTCAGCAAGAAGTTACAGAGCCTATGGAAACTCTGCCCCTTGAACTGGAAGACTTTGAAATACCCCCTGAAGAAGCTAAAGAATCCTCCTTTCAACCGGCTGAAGAGGAAGCCGGGATTGCCCCAAAAGCAGTCTCGCCAACTTCATCGGAACCTCTCGAAGAGGAATTCGAGTTCAACTTTAGTGCCACCCAAACCCTGTCTTCCGAAAATGACTTTTCTGACACCGAACTGACCGAAGCGGAAGAAGATATCGATTTAGAACAAATGGTTGAATCGGAACAGGCCTTTGTAATCCTTAAGGAAGAAGGTCAGGAAGATAAACCTTTTATGATTTTACCAGAAGAATCCCTGACCATTGGACGGGCCAAAGATAATACCTTGAGAATAGATCAGGATTCAATCTCCCGATACCATGCCAAAATAAGCTTCGAAAACGGACAGGTTATTATTCGGGACCTGGGAAGTGCGAACGGAACGTTTGTTAACGGAAAGAAAATTAAGGAATACGCTTTATCGGAT